Proteins co-encoded in one Salvelinus sp. IW2-2015 linkage group LG17, ASM291031v2, whole genome shotgun sequence genomic window:
- the LOC111977283 gene encoding myc-associated zinc finger protein isoform X2, which yields MDAAWSNFLFQTTPTQNQVEGTLQSELLPVHMASPQTPPTEHIIHPPSTVDTAALNEEPLPVKTVSRPARVPHICAICSKQFKNNYNLRRHQSVHTGVRMKRAGEQEEGAKEGGNGAGPAQVVSGGRTERYTVPLTLLHLSVPPPLPPPRLLASQQPTVGSQDGEEVAMASVVASVNPHAPPAAVDMGAGATVQRPSNPNPVRKNHACETCGKAFRDVYHLNRHRLSHSDEKPFSCPICQQRFKRKDRMSHHVRSHQGGVEKPYVCPHCAKAFSRPDHLNSHVRQVHSSERPFKCPTCESSFATRDRLRAHMIRHEEKVPCHICGKLLSAAYITDHMRVHNQSQHHACHLCNRSFTTLTYLRVHAQKHHGQEWKESAGVFGGTSSGGVLVCQLCGVHCKTPTQLQGHMGTHSTGGQGGSPGPVTSSGASSSSVSLGNMVSAPNFYVSGNTVVDLLVSDCSSIQPQSHS from the exons ATGGATGCTGCTTGGAGCAATTTTCTCTTCCAG ACTACTCCCACCCAAAACCAAGTGGAGGGGACCCTCCAATCCGAACTCTTACCAGTCCATATGGCCTCTCCTCAGACCCCTCCCACAGAGCACATAATCCATCCTCCTTCCACGGTGGACACTGCTGCCCTCAATGAAGAACCCTTACCTG TGAAGACGGTGTCCCGGCCTGCCCGTGTGCCCCACATCTGTGCCATATGCAGCAAGCAGTTCAAGAACAACTACAACCTGCGGCGGCACCAGTCGGTCCACACCGGGGTACGCATGAAGCGAGcaggggagcaggaggagggggCAAAGGAGGGTGGCAATGGTGCCGGCCCAGCGCAGGTGGTGTCGGGAGGTAGGACGGAGAGGTACACGGTCCCCCTCACCCTGCTCCACCTCTccgttcctccccctctcccccctcccagaCTGCTGGCGTCCCAGCAGCCAACTGTGGGTAGTCAGGATGGCGAAGAGGTTGCCATGGCAAGCGTAGTGGCTAGCGTTAACCCCCATGCTCCTCCTGCAGCTGTTGACATGGGGGCGGGGGCGACAGTACAG aggccATCGAACCCAAACCCTGTGCGGAAGAATCACGCTTGTGAAACGTGCGGGAAGGCCTTCCGAGATGTGTATCACCTTAACCGACACCGTCTCTCCCACTCGGATGAGAAACCCTTCTCCTGCCCCATCTGCCAGCAGAGGTTCAAGAGGAAGGACCGCATGAGCCACCACGTGCGCTCTCACCAAGGTGGTGTGGAGAAACCCTACGTGTGCCCCCACTGTGCCAAGGCTTTCTCCAG GCCCGACCATCTCAACAGTCACGTCAGACAAGTCCACTCTTCTGAACGACCCTTCAAGTGTCCG ACGTGTGAATCCAGCTTCGCCACGAGGGACCGGCTACGTGCCCATATGATCCGCCACGAGGAGAAGGTCCCGTGCCACATCTGCGGCAAGCTCCTGTCTGCTGCCTACATCACCGATCACATGAGGGTGCACAACCAATCGCAGCACCACGCCTGCCATCTCTGTAACCGCA GCTTCACCACTCTGACCTACCTGCGCGTCCACGCCCAGAAGCACCATGGCCAGGAGTGGAAGGAGAGCGCTGGCGTCTTCGGCGGCACGAGCTCCGGCGGTGTCCTTGTGTGCCAGCTGTGCGGGGTGCACTGCAAGACCCCCACCCAGCTGCAGGGCCACATGGGCACCCACAGCACAGGGGGCCAAGGGGGATCTCCCGGCCCTGTCACCTCTAGTGGGGCATCCAGCTCCTCCGTGTCCCTTGGCAACATGGTGTCCGCCCCAAACTTCTACGTCAGCGGCAACACGGTGGTGGACCTGCTAGTGTCGGATTGCTCCAGCATCCAGCCTCAGTCCCACAGTTAG
- the LOC111977283 gene encoding myc-associated zinc finger protein isoform X1, with translation MDAAWSNFLFQTTPTQNQVEGTLQSELLPVHMASPQTPPTEHIIHPPSTVDTAALNEEPLPVKTVSRPARVPHICAICSKQFKNNYNLRRHQSVHTGVRMKRAGEQEEGAKEGGNGAGPAQVVSGGRTERYTVPLTLLHLSVPPPLPPPRLLASQQPTVGSQDGEEVAMASVVASVNPHAPPAAVDMGAGATVQRPSNPNPVRKNHACETCGKAFRDVYHLNRHRLSHSDEKPFSCPICQQRFKRKDRMSHHVRSHQGGVEKPYVCPHCAKAFSRPDHLNSHVRQVHSSERPFKCPVLDTCESSFATRDRLRAHMIRHEEKVPCHICGKLLSAAYITDHMRVHNQSQHHACHLCNRSFTTLTYLRVHAQKHHGQEWKESAGVFGGTSSGGVLVCQLCGVHCKTPTQLQGHMGTHSTGGQGGSPGPVTSSGASSSSVSLGNMVSAPNFYVSGNTVVDLLVSDCSSIQPQSHS, from the exons ATGGATGCTGCTTGGAGCAATTTTCTCTTCCAG ACTACTCCCACCCAAAACCAAGTGGAGGGGACCCTCCAATCCGAACTCTTACCAGTCCATATGGCCTCTCCTCAGACCCCTCCCACAGAGCACATAATCCATCCTCCTTCCACGGTGGACACTGCTGCCCTCAATGAAGAACCCTTACCTG TGAAGACGGTGTCCCGGCCTGCCCGTGTGCCCCACATCTGTGCCATATGCAGCAAGCAGTTCAAGAACAACTACAACCTGCGGCGGCACCAGTCGGTCCACACCGGGGTACGCATGAAGCGAGcaggggagcaggaggagggggCAAAGGAGGGTGGCAATGGTGCCGGCCCAGCGCAGGTGGTGTCGGGAGGTAGGACGGAGAGGTACACGGTCCCCCTCACCCTGCTCCACCTCTccgttcctccccctctcccccctcccagaCTGCTGGCGTCCCAGCAGCCAACTGTGGGTAGTCAGGATGGCGAAGAGGTTGCCATGGCAAGCGTAGTGGCTAGCGTTAACCCCCATGCTCCTCCTGCAGCTGTTGACATGGGGGCGGGGGCGACAGTACAG aggccATCGAACCCAAACCCTGTGCGGAAGAATCACGCTTGTGAAACGTGCGGGAAGGCCTTCCGAGATGTGTATCACCTTAACCGACACCGTCTCTCCCACTCGGATGAGAAACCCTTCTCCTGCCCCATCTGCCAGCAGAGGTTCAAGAGGAAGGACCGCATGAGCCACCACGTGCGCTCTCACCAAGGTGGTGTGGAGAAACCCTACGTGTGCCCCCACTGTGCCAAGGCTTTCTCCAG GCCCGACCATCTCAACAGTCACGTCAGACAAGTCCACTCTTCTGAACGACCCTTCAAGTGTCCGGTACTTGAT ACGTGTGAATCCAGCTTCGCCACGAGGGACCGGCTACGTGCCCATATGATCCGCCACGAGGAGAAGGTCCCGTGCCACATCTGCGGCAAGCTCCTGTCTGCTGCCTACATCACCGATCACATGAGGGTGCACAACCAATCGCAGCACCACGCCTGCCATCTCTGTAACCGCA GCTTCACCACTCTGACCTACCTGCGCGTCCACGCCCAGAAGCACCATGGCCAGGAGTGGAAGGAGAGCGCTGGCGTCTTCGGCGGCACGAGCTCCGGCGGTGTCCTTGTGTGCCAGCTGTGCGGGGTGCACTGCAAGACCCCCACCCAGCTGCAGGGCCACATGGGCACCCACAGCACAGGGGGCCAAGGGGGATCTCCCGGCCCTGTCACCTCTAGTGGGGCATCCAGCTCCTCCGTGTCCCTTGGCAACATGGTGTCCGCCCCAAACTTCTACGTCAGCGGCAACACGGTGGTGGACCTGCTAGTGTCGGATTGCTCCAGCATCCAGCCTCAGTCCCACAGTTAG